One genomic region from Rosa rugosa chromosome 1, drRosRugo1.1, whole genome shotgun sequence encodes:
- the LOC133719495 gene encoding uncharacterized protein LOC133719495 isoform X2, protein MFPSGTIRRRLAALLRPWLREEPELELSLGLISSHAVAKNLRFDTAALNRLGDDSDGFLYKEVSVEQLSVRFSNWLAPAFSIEFHGVKVVLSTRELKKKKLSEDTFAEDMKKKKLSEIDPQGSAVHAFLEKLMATSTTPKNKFKTSLLNLLLTHCQLQLHEISLQVQVPILNDSFVCSLDIEDINVDPQYLDRGCLLRGLFGTLFVPSKESSFAIVGSGCEVGFKKAGQLKRVLLLTELCSCIKLNDFQLVDINLRVPEIHFSFSPDDLSVYLAFTKASSQESHRARDGRQLWKLAASRIDNMTSAHRWSLQKSAVVVCFWLRYVNAYKYLLLLIGYYDDHLLKRSAIRIYEDKMLLSSVENQWKVISDIEKELPAEAIAQAWRVARNRAASNVQCPEYSSKKPFVTTVYNFLLIILSLLACAWRYFCKIVLFIMHPFVFRKILVNEPKSADLDIVSEGPCTQFCFSLMLGKVQITISHRNEIQLLVNEKLKSHLGITYSDSLSFRLSVDALLLKYVDDMCEESLLISCGQLKVRSSSLMEAPVKESSSKLSFSSMEAHWKESNDKWNNILWGEPAEIFPLLETSETGCADHVEGSCVSFLKDMWLDWRSECDKFGKSEIQYSETPFLLCEFKNFLIYPDLKTSDSGFWKFYFVLGKLNLVLGYSSIVSLSLLFRQIQHTLCWGEANGQSPGLSHSPRTSESKPEISLDSKYKCYANRLEMALLKMLPKKHVQLGVFIAGPHILMSLGKNFDGGNKDKNHVYIQDDFHLAFDVHNIEAAVWPTSKFDLASFVGPSASDDVEPECLRMDQPLVIDISNSNNGKYQAQGGISLGSYIRVDGLDVCLVAAAGKRQSQILVSKPMTLQLLSSREYVHSFSTNVIAFSAALFGKTEGFTILSYMDEFDVLFQVLANLSSAVSYSFRHFASVSDLPLQFGKQQYSNAESDNEQTTAHEPPLNYSSVLFSTNGTFKIKSMNIIVHKSRMRDNVGSCLVTSDASSSKQLSEHDLPDYGIWISVHQTSLDMSCKEGKVILLSNLSEIQSSSFRYKNRRGKSTDQSVLSDLLLQSLDCIYQLSLSSCVLSLSLFLSQNCSSIGTVSNTLDTNSVSETEHTENFPFTNSESSGHQNYSFIQGSELASNIRPPGSSHWLLVNLALGKIYVGRCSAKNVMNEAHQLNKFLSSVSVGGEFQRISCEIQGGFLFLETTASATLLRCFSSYLDCSTNILSGSQSSDKHVEEDKPIEEADTAENMTRPDSHSDKDCMQEIPCTSPQVKGGQMEAFSLNISRFSCALVIQEENGAVQELVLEIDAHLNVELENMRRKFIFKLSRISILFQVLQEILENQAQSSQVSSVTSNIFQSHAASGASTGSQHMDEIHPVNNASSSRGPGSQEERSEHSSLHEVFRLSHHKYILKGQELASSECESRQEGGTAFISVEKPLNEVWVGSGTISCFDITISLSQIQMLLSMISSFSGVFGEEVIREPDRRHWSSDEELKNSLETMVPNGAIVAIQDVHQHMYFTVEGNEDKYNLVGAVHYSLVGESALFMVKYNNQKGWNSSVLWFSLISLHAKNASGEPLRLNYLRGSDFVDVSSANDNAGSLWTAVSCEPESYEGDIDWEPYNQLIKRTFYLVNKKNDSAVAIVDGIPEFVRKPGNPIKLKVFHNAPIAHDIKMDNYPGEASVARPQQSDEGITSGKGGKLPCIDVTFDTISLTIIHELVDTKDMPLLRCCIGGTGQSKHELEESKDMALLGGCSDRTKRSKLTVQILPSKVRIISSLTTVVYYFDAQRNKWRELIHPVETCLFYRSSFQIQSSEAVSHGVPVHIHCRTKELNISLSELSLDILLFTVGKLNLAGPFSVKSTKIWANCCKVENQSGLNLLCQYDEQSVKVSRRQSTSIILRCSDSENQPPEMASVMSIRLTGPRSSLMTSPIHVSHLEAQAFAWRTQIMSLKDSQTYPGPFVIVDISRKSQDGLSILISPLVRIHNETGLSIKLRFRRSQQKEDVFASVVLNAGDTYDDSMAMFDAINLSGEEKKALRSLSLGNFLFSFRPEIPDGLMNSKKSISAEWSDDLKGGKAVRLSGIFDKLSYKVRKVLFSESAKSSFSTAHCTLKSEGANTVDMHFLIQSIRRNVPIVQPDRSMNLLENSKSPVALQEQKDIYLLPTVCVSNLLHTEMHVFVSESDGRPTIASDNDRNQSNISCGSMVEFYANPSIIYFTITLTGYDASCKPVNSSDWVKKLLKQKSDVPSVDIDLDFGGGKYSATLRLSRGSRGTLEAAIFTSYALKNDTEFGLCFFVSNKRPLSRDEAEKYGSSIPSEFGLYLPPKSTRSWFLKSSKVRLKLLKDNASETLIDLDALSGLAEISLETEEGSGIRSITKLGVSTGPPLSKVVVPSQIVTMVPRHVVINESGENIIVRQCYLQDDTVGMIPVNSKQRAPLQLWNVIDKKRDVSLFERVMKKHRKANDDSPIYLQFRLNESKLGWSGPVCIASLGRFFLKFKRQQLDQVPALESNVTEFASVHLVEEGSTLGLHFHKPPNVSLPYRIENCLPDVSITYYQKDSSEPEIIGSESCTDYVWDDLTLPHKLVVRINVFYYVKLTWIR, encoded by the exons ATGTTTCCGAGCGGCACAATCCGGCGGAGGCTGGCCGCTCTGTTGCGGCCGTGGCTTCGGGAAGAGCCGGAACTCGAGCTCAGTTTGGGGCTGATCAGTTCGCACGCGGTGGCTAAGAACCTCCGGTTCGATACCGCGGCGCTCAATCGGCTCGGCGACGATTCGGACGGGTTTTTGTATAAGGAGGTCAGTGTCGAACAGTTGAGCGTTCGGTTCTCGAACTGGCTCGCTCCTGCATTCTCAATTGAGTTTCATGGCGTTAAAGTGGTGCTCTCGACTCG ggagttgaagaagaagaagctttctGAGGATACATTTGCAGAggatatgaagaagaagaagctttctGAGATTGATCCTCAG GGGAGTGCTGTGCATGCTTTTCTGGAAAAGCTCATGGCTACTTCTACGACTCCGAAAAATAAGTTCAAAACATCTCTTTTGAATCTGTTACTCACACACTGTCAGCTTCAACTGCATGAAATTAGTCTCCAAGTCCAGGTTCCTATCTTAAATGATTCGTTTGTTTGTTCTTTGGATATAGAAGATATTAATGTGGATCCTCAGTATCTTGATCGTGGGTGTCTTCTTCGAGGCCTTTTTGGTACACTCTTTGTACCTTCGAAGGAGAGCTCTTTTGCTATAGTAGGCAGTGGCTGTGAGGTTGGGTTTAAGAAGGCAGGTCAGCTCAAGCGTGTCTTGTTATTGACTGAGTTGTGCAGTTGCATTAAGTTGAATGATTTTCAGCTTGTAGACATCAATCTTCGAGTCCCTGAAATACATTTTTCGTTTTCTCCGGATGATCTTTCTGTCTATTTGGCATTCACTAAAGCATCATCCCAAGAATCTCATCGTGCTAGAGATGGCAGACAACTGTGGAAGCTAGCTGCGAGTAGAATTGACAATATGACTTCAGCTCATAGATGGTCGTTGCAAAAGTCAGCTGTTGTTGTTTGTTTCTGGTTACGTTATGTCAATGCTTACAAGTATTTACTGTTGCTAATTGGATATTATGACGACCACTTATTAAAAAGATCAGCTATTAGAATCTATGAGGACAAGATGCTTTTGAGTTCTGTTGAAAACCAATGGAAGGTGATTTCTGATATTGAGAAAGAGCTGCCAGCTGAAGCTATTGCACAGGCATGGAGAGTAGCCCGTAACAGAGCAGCATCAAATGTTCAATGTCCCGAATATAGTTCCAAAAAACCATTTGTGACTACAGTTTACAACTTCCTTCTCATAATCCTTTCATTACTAGCTTGTGCCTGGAGATATTTTTGCAAGATAGTCCTTTTTATTATGCACCCCTTTGTTTTTAGGAAAATATTAGTCAATGAGCCAAAGAGTGCAGATCTGGATATTGTTTCTGAAGGTCCGTGTACGCAGTTTTGCTTCAGTTTGATGCTTGGAAAAGTTCAAATCACTATCTCTCATAGAAATGAAATTCAACTCTTAGTAAATGAAAAGTTGAAATCACATCTTGGGATCACTTACTCGGATTCACTTTCATTTCGTCTTTCAGTTGATGCACTGTTATTAAAATATGTAGACGACATGTGTGAAGAGTCTTTACTGATATCCTGTGGGCAATTAAAGGTCAGATCCTCATCTCTTATGGAAGCTCCTGTTAAAGAAAGCAGTTCAAAATTATCCTTTAGTTCTATGGAAGCACATTGGAAGGAGAGCAATGATAAGTGGAACAATATTCTGTGGGGTGAGCCAGCAGAAATATTTCCACTTTTAGAAACTTCTGAAACTGGTTGTGCTGATCATGTGGAAGGTTCTTGTGTCTCATTTCTGAAAGACATGTGGTTGGATTGGAGAAGTGAGTGCGATAAATTTGGAAAAAGTGAAATTCAGTATTCTGAAACTCCATTCCTTCTTTGTGAATTTAAAAACTTCTTGATATATCCAGACCTCAAAACATCGGATTCTGGTTTTTGGAAGTTCTATTTTGTTCTGGGAAAGTTGAATCTTGTGTTGGGATATTCATCAATAGTATCACTGTCTCTGCTATTTAGGCAGATACAACATACTCTATGCTGGGGAGAGGCCAATGGTCAGTCACCCGGTCTTTCACATTCTCCAAGAACTAGTGAGAGTAAACCAGAAATCAGTCTGGATAGCAAATACAAGTGCTATGCTAATAGATTAGAAATGGCATTGCTTAAAATGCTTCCAAAAAAACATGTTCAACTAGGGGTATTTATTGCTGGTCCTCACATCCTTATGTCATtgggaaagaattttgatggtggcaacaaagacaaaaatcaTGTATATATTCAGGACGATTTTCACCTTGCATTTGATGTGCACAATATTGAAGCTGCTGTTTGGCCAACCTCAAAGTTTGATCTTGCATCATTCGTGGGGCCCTCAGCATCTGATGATGTGGAACCAGAGTGCCTCAGGATGGACCAGCCTCTGGTGATTGATATCTCTAACTCTAATAATGGGAAGTATCAAGCTCAGGGTGGGATCTCTCTTGGTTCCTACATACGAGTTGATGGTTTAGATGTCTGCCTGGTCGCCGCAGCAGGAAAACGACAAAGCCAGATTTTGGTTTCTAAGCCAATGACTTTGCAGTTGTTATCCTCCAG GGAGTATGTTCATTCATTTAGCACAAATGTTATTGCTTTCTCTGCAGCTTTGTTTGGGAAAACTGAAGGATTCACTATTTTATCGTACATGGATGAGTTTGATGTTCTCTTTCAG GTGCTTGCAAATTTATCTTCTGCAGTATCATATTCATTTAGACATTTTGCATCTGTCAGTGACTTGCCTTTACAATTTGGAAAGCAACAATATTCAAATGCTGAATCTGATAACGAGCAGACCACAGCGCATGAACCTCCCTTGAATTATAGCAGTGTCCTATTTTCAACTAATGGGACCTTCAAAATCAAGTCAATGAATATAATCGTGCACAAGTCTAGGATGCGTGATAATGTGGGGAGCTGCCTAGTAACCTCTGATGCTTCAAGTAGCAAACAGTTGTCTGAGCATGACTTGCCTGATTATGGAATTTGGATTTCAGTTCATCAAACAAGTCTTGATATGTCTTGCAAAGAAGGAAAAGTGATACTTCTTTCTAATTTATCAGAAATTCAGTCTTCAAGTTTTAGATATAAGAATCGGAGAGGCAAAAGTACTGATCAGTCTGTACTTAGTGATCTGCTACTGCAATCTCTTGATTGCATATATCAACTATCACTTTCTAGTTGTGTACTTAGTTTGTCACTGTTCCTATCTCAGAACTGCTCATCTATTGGCACTGTTAGCAACACACTCGATACTAATTCTGTGAGTGAAACAGAGCACACGGAAAATTTCCCATTCACTAATTCTGAAAGCTCAGGTCATCAGAACTATAGCTTTATTCAAGGGTCAGAATTGGCTTCAAATATTCGACCACCGGGCTCAAGCCATTGGTTACTTGTAAATCTTGCACTGGGTAAGATTTATGTGGGAAGGTGCTCAGCAAAGAATGTTATGAATGAGGCGCATCAATTAAATAAGTTTTTGTCGTCAGTTTCTGTTGGTGGTGAATTTCAGAGAATCAGTTGTGAAATTCAG GGTGGTTTCCTTTTCCTTGAAACAACAGCTTCGGCTACCTTATTGCGATGTTTTTCTTCATATCTTGATTGCTCCACAAATATTTTATCTGGCTCACAATCATCCGATAAGCACGTTGAAGAAGATAAGCCCATTGAAGAAGCTGATACTGCTGAAAATATGACTAGACCAGATAGTCATTCTGATAAGGACTGTATGCAAGAGATTCCTTGTACATCTCCACAGGTCAAAGGGGGACAGATGGAAGCTTTTAGCTTAAATATATCTCGTTTTTCTTGCGCTCTTGTGATTCAGGAAGAGAATG GTGCTGTACAGGAGCTCGTGCTTGAGATTGATGCCCATTTGAACGTTGAGTTGGAAAACATGCGAAGAAAATTTATATTTAAGCTTTCTCGCATATCAATCCTTTTTCAGGTCCTTCAAGAAATTTTGGAAAATCAAGCCCAAAGTTCTCAAGTTTCTTCAGTCACATCAAATATTTTTCAATCTCATGCTGCATCAGGAGCGTCTACAGGTTCTCAGCACATGGATGAGATTCATCCTGTTAATAATGCAAGTAGTTCAAGAGGTCCTGGATCACAGGAAGAGCGCTCTGAACATAGTTCTCTGCATGAGGTATTTCGTCTAAGTCATCACAAATATATCCTAAAGGGTCAAGAATTAGCCTCCAGTGAGTGCGAGTCAAGACAGGAAGGGGGAACTGCCTTCATATCAGTTGAGAAGCCTTTAAATGAAGTTTGGGTTGGAAGCGGAACTATTTCATGTTTCGATATTACAATATCTCTATCTCAAATACAG ATGCTTTTGTCTATGATTTCATCCTTTTCTGGAGTATTTGGGGAGGAGGTGATCCGTGAACCGGATAGAAGGCACTGGTCGAGTGACGAGGAATTAAAAAACAGTTTGGAAACAATGGTTCCTAATG GTGCAATAGTGGCAATTCAGGATGTCCATCAACATATGTATTTTACAGTTGAGGGTAATGAGGATAAGTACAACTTAGTGGGTGCAGTTCATTATTCTCTTGTGGGAGAAAGCGCTCTTTTCATG GTCAAGTATAACAATCAAAAGGGATGGAATTCGTCAGTTTTGTGGTTCTCCTTGATATCATTGCATGCCAAGAATGCTTCTGGGGAGCCATTGCGCTTGAACTACCTTCGAGGATCTGATTTTGTTGACGTCTCTAGTGCGAATGATAATGCAGGGTCACTTTGGACAGCGGTTTCTTGTGAGCCTGAAAGTTATGAGGGCGACATTGACTGGGAGCCCTACAATCAATTGATTAAAAGGACCTTTTACCTTGTGAACAAAAAGAATGACTCTGCTGTTGCTATTGTAGATGGGATTCCAGAGTTTGTTAGAAAGCCTGGAAATCCAATCAAGTTGAAAGTGTTCCATAATGCTCCTATAGCTCATGACATAAAGATGGATAACTACCCTGGAGAGGCATCTGTGGCTCGTCCGCAACAGAGTGATGAAGGGATAACTTCTGGGAAGGGTGGAAAGCTTCCTTGCATTGATGTTACATTTGACACAATTTCCTTGACCATTATCCATGAACTCGTAGATACAAAAGACATGCCTCTCCTTCGTTGTTGCATTGGCGGAACTGGACAGTCCAAACATGAACTTGAAGAGTCAAAAGACATGGCTCTCCTTGGTGGTTGCAGCGACAGAACCAAACGATCCAAACTTACTGTTCAAATTCTCCCTTCTAAAGTTAGGATTATAAGCTCCTTAACAACAGTGGTATATTACTTTGATGCACAAAGAAACAAATG GAGAGAACTTATCCACCCAGTTGAAACATGCCTTTTCTATCGTTCAAGCTTCCAAATTCAGAGCTCAGAAGCTGTTTCGCATGGAGTACCTGTTCATATCCATTGCAGAACTAAAGAG TTGAATATATCCCTATCCGAGCTTTCATTGGACATACTTCTCTTTACAGTTGGGAAACTAAATTTAGCTGGTCCTTTCTCAGTGAAAAGTACTAAGATTTGGGCCAATTGTTGCAAG GTGGAGAACCAGTCAGGATTAAACCTTCTTTGTCAGTATGATGAGCAAAGTGTAAAAGTTTCCAGAAGGCAATCTACGTCCATTATTTTAAG GTGCTCGGATTCGGAAAACCAACCTCCAGAGATGGCATCAGTCATGTCAATCCGACTTACTGGTCCTAGATCTTCTTTGATGACCTCTCCAATTCATGTCTCTCACCTAGAAGCTCAAGCATTTGCTTGGAGAACACAAATAATGTCACTTAAAG ATTCACAAACTTACCCTGGACCATTTGTTATAGTTGACATTTCAAGGAAATCCCAG GATGGTTTGTCAATTCTTATTTCTCCTCTCGTAAGAATACACAATGAAACTGGATTGTCTATAAAGCTACGATTTCGACGATCTCAGCAGAAGGAAGACGTGTTTGCTTCAGTGGTGCTTAATGCTGGTGATACATATGATGACTCCATGGCCATGTTTGATGCTATAAATTTGTCTGGTGAAGAAAAGAAGGCCCTGAGGTCTTTAAGTCTTG gcaatttcttgttctcttttagACCTGAAATTCCAGATGGCTTAATGAACTCTAAGAAATCAATTTCAGCAGAATGGTCAGATGATCTTAAAGGTGGAAAGGCAGTTCGTCTCTCTGGAATCTTTGATAAATTAAGCTATAAAGTGCGGAAGGTTTTGTTTAGTGAATCTGCGAAATCTTCCTTCAGCACTGCCCATTGTACTCTTAAATCGGAGGGGGCAAATACTGTCGACATGCATTTTTTGATTCAGAGTATAAGGAGAAATGTTCCTATTGTACAACCTGATAGGTCTATGAATCTCCTTGAAAATAGCAAATCACCAGTTGCCTTACAAGAACAAAAGGATATTTATCTTCTTCCTACAGTGTGTGTTTCCAATTTATTGCATACGGAGATGCATGTCTTTGTAAGTGAATCAG ATGGACGTCCTACTATTGCGTCTGACAATGATAGGAATCAATCAAACATATCTTGTGGTTCCATGGTTGAATTTTATGCCAACCCTTCCATTATTTACTTCACAATCACACTGACTGGTTATGATGCAAGCTGCAAACCAGTGAACAGCAGTGATTGGGTCAAAAAGTTACTGAAGCAGAAAAGTGATGTGCCTTCTGTGGACATTGATCTGGATTTTGGTGGGGGAAAGTATTCTGCTACCTTAAGATTGTCTCGAGGGAGCAGAGGCACATTAGAG GCTGCTATTTTCACATCATACGCCCTGAAAAATGATACAGAATTTGGCCTTTGTTTCTTTGTGTCTAATAAGAGGCCCCTTTCTAG GGATGAAGCAGAGAAGTATGGTTCTAGCATTCCTTCAGAATTTGGATTATATTTGCCTCCAAAGTCAACCCGATCATGGTTCTTAAA ATCCAGCAAAGTGCGTCTCAAATTGCTAAAAGATAATGCATCGGAGACACTTATCGACTTGGATGCTTTATCAGGACTTGCGGAGATAAGTTTGGAAACAGAGGAAGGATCTGGAATCAGATCTATTACAAAGCTTGGGGTTTCCACAGGACCACCTTTGAGTAAAGTGGTTGTGCCATCACAAATAGTAACTATGGTCCCAAGACATGTTGTAATAAATGAATCAGGAGAAAACATCATTGTTCGCCAATGTTATTTGCAG GATGACACTGTTGGCATGATCCCCGTAAACAGTAAACAGAGGGCGCCTCTACAGCTGTGGAATGTGATAGACAAGAAGAGAGATGTCAGTTTGTTTGAGCGTGTTATGAAAAAGCACAGAAAAGCTAATGATGATTCACCAATATATCTCCAGTTTCGATTGAATGAGTCTAAGTTAGGTTGGTCGGGACCAGTATGCATTGCTTCTCTAGGAAGATTTTTCCTCAAGTTCAAAAGGCAGCAATTGGACCAAGTGCCAGCACTAGAAAGCAATGTAACAGAATTCGCTTCTGTTCATCTTGTTGAAGAAGGCTCTACTCTTGGTTTACACTTCCATAAACCTCCAAATGTCAGTCTCCCATACCGAATTGAGAATTGCTTGCCTGATGTGTCGATAACTTACTACCAGAAG GATTCATCAGAGCCAGAGATTATTGGATCGGAAAGTTGCACTGATTATGTTTGGGATGATTTGACTCTTCCACATAAGTTGGTCGTCAGGATCAATG TCTTCTACTACGTGAAATTAACTTGGATAAGGTGA